In Algihabitans albus, the following are encoded in one genomic region:
- the glpD gene encoding glycerol-3-phosphate dehydrogenase, which yields MKTYDILVVGGGVNGCGIARDAAGRGYSVLLCEQSDLGGGTSAASTKLVHGGLRYLEHYEFRLVRESLIEREVLLRMAPHIIWPLRFVLPHHQGLRPAWLLRLGLFLYDHLGGRKLLPPTEVRDLRRDPEGEPLAAAYSKGFEYSDCWVEDSRLVVLNAMDAAERGAEIRVGSRCAEARREDALWHVVLQDTEGRRETVATRLLVNAAGPWVDKVLSVALGSNAPRKVRLVQGSHIVLPRLFAHDKAYIFQNADGRIVFAIPYERDFTLVGTTDRDWDGDPGEVEISAEEVAYLCAAVSDYLREAVTPEQVVWTYSGVRPLYDDGASKAQEATRDYVLTLERGPDGGSGPALLNVFGGKITTYRRLAEAALTKLQEALPAKGRPWTAGTTLPGGDFAVEGFEALAGRLASDYPFLEPKTAQRLVRAYGTRSWQILGQASSSSDLGRTFGADLTEMEVEYLMRAEWARRAADVVWRRSKLGLRMTQPEIAALDDWMAERARDLNRGLQAAG from the coding sequence TTGAAGACCTACGATATCCTTGTCGTCGGTGGCGGTGTGAACGGCTGCGGCATCGCGCGCGATGCCGCCGGGCGCGGCTACTCCGTGCTGCTTTGCGAACAAAGCGATCTTGGCGGGGGGACGTCGGCGGCTTCGACCAAGCTGGTTCACGGCGGCCTGCGCTATCTCGAGCATTATGAATTTCGCCTGGTGCGCGAATCTCTGATCGAGCGGGAGGTGCTGCTGCGCATGGCGCCGCACATCATTTGGCCGCTCCGCTTCGTGCTGCCTCACCACCAGGGTCTGCGTCCGGCCTGGCTCTTGCGGCTGGGACTGTTCCTCTACGATCATCTGGGCGGCCGAAAGCTGTTGCCGCCGACCGAGGTGCGCGATCTCCGTCGCGATCCTGAAGGCGAGCCCTTGGCGGCCGCCTACAGCAAGGGGTTCGAGTATTCGGATTGTTGGGTCGAGGACTCGCGCCTTGTGGTCCTCAATGCCATGGATGCGGCCGAGCGGGGTGCGGAGATCCGGGTCGGCAGCCGCTGTGCCGAAGCGCGGCGCGAGGATGCGCTCTGGCATGTCGTCCTGCAGGACACCGAGGGCAGGCGCGAGACGGTTGCCACGCGTCTGCTGGTGAATGCCGCTGGCCCATGGGTCGATAAGGTACTCAGCGTCGCACTGGGGTCGAACGCGCCGCGCAAGGTCCGCCTGGTTCAGGGCAGCCATATCGTGCTGCCCCGCCTGTTCGCGCACGATAAGGCCTATATCTTCCAGAACGCCGACGGCCGCATCGTCTTTGCCATTCCCTACGAGCGCGACTTCACCTTGGTCGGCACTACGGACCGGGACTGGGACGGTGACCCCGGCGAGGTCGAGATCAGCGCCGAGGAGGTGGCCTACCTCTGCGCGGCGGTGAGCGACTATCTGCGCGAAGCGGTCACGCCGGAGCAGGTGGTCTGGACCTATTCCGGGGTCCGGCCGCTCTACGACGACGGCGCATCCAAGGCTCAAGAAGCGACTCGCGACTACGTGCTGACTCTCGAGCGTGGTCCCGACGGCGGGTCCGGGCCGGCGCTGCTGAATGTCTTCGGCGGCAAGATCACCACCTATCGGCGGCTCGCCGAGGCGGCCCTGACCAAACTTCAGGAAGCGCTTCCGGCCAAGGGTCGGCCCTGGACGGCTGGTACGACCCTGCCGGGCGGTGACTTTGCGGTCGAGGGCTTCGAAGCGCTGGCCGGGCGTCTGGCAAGCGACTACCCTTTCCTCGAGCCGAAGACGGCCCAGCGCCTTGTGCGCGCATATGGCACGCGCAGTTGGCAGATTCTCGGTCAGGCGAGTTCGAGTTCCGATCTAGGACGGACCTTCGGTGCCGATCTGACGGAGATGGAGGTGGAGTATCTGATGCGCGCGGAATGGGCACGCCGCGCGGCCGATGTGGTCTGGCGCCGCAGTAAGCTGGGTCTGCGCATGACGCAACCGGAGATCGCGGCCCTCGACGATTGGATGGCCGAGCGGGCGCGGGATCTGAACCGCGGCCTGCAGGCGGCAGGTTAG
- a CDS encoding ABC transporter ATP-binding protein: MALELIEIGKTVAGQPHITDVSLRLERGSLNVLLGPTLSGKTSLMRLMAGLDKPTGGKLMMEGRDLTGVPVRRRNVAMVYQQFINYPTLSVYENIASPLKVAGTDKKTIDRKVQEAAELLRLTPMLERKPLELSGGQQQRTAIARALVKGAELVLLDEPLANLDYKLREELRAELPRIFRESGAVFVYATTEPSEALLLGGKTAALHEGRVTQFGPTAEVYRQPRDLTTARAFSDPPLNVVRVQKRDGRVCSPDGLLDFAAAQGLADLPDGTYSLGFRPHHLHIDAPHADAVSVTASVAVSEITGSESFVHVDFGAERWVAIWHGVHELPVDSEVEVWIDPARVFVFGLDERLIVAPTRAEAA; encoded by the coding sequence ATGGCGCTGGAACTCATTGAGATTGGCAAGACCGTCGCAGGGCAGCCGCATATCACGGACGTTTCTCTACGGCTGGAGCGGGGCAGTCTCAATGTGCTGCTCGGCCCGACACTGTCCGGCAAAACGAGTCTCATGCGCTTGATGGCTGGGCTCGATAAGCCGACCGGCGGCAAGCTGATGATGGAAGGGCGCGACCTGACGGGCGTGCCGGTACGCCGGCGCAACGTTGCCATGGTCTACCAGCAGTTCATCAATTACCCGACTTTGAGCGTCTACGAAAACATCGCCTCGCCCCTGAAGGTGGCCGGCACCGACAAAAAGACGATCGATCGCAAGGTGCAGGAAGCGGCCGAGTTGCTGCGCCTGACCCCGATGCTGGAGCGTAAGCCCTTGGAGCTGTCCGGCGGTCAGCAGCAGCGCACTGCGATTGCCCGCGCCCTCGTCAAGGGCGCCGAGCTGGTCCTGCTCGACGAACCTCTGGCCAACCTGGACTACAAGTTGCGTGAGGAACTGCGCGCGGAGCTGCCGCGGATCTTCCGCGAGTCCGGTGCCGTCTTCGTCTATGCCACGACCGAGCCGAGCGAGGCTCTGCTCTTGGGCGGCAAGACGGCCGCCCTTCACGAGGGTCGCGTTACCCAGTTCGGACCGACGGCCGAGGTCTACCGCCAACCCCGCGACTTGACCACGGCGCGCGCCTTCTCCGACCCGCCGCTGAACGTGGTACGGGTCCAGAAACGCGATGGCCGGGTGTGCTCGCCGGACGGCCTGCTGGACTTCGCGGCGGCTCAGGGGTTGGCCGATCTGCCGGACGGCACCTACAGTCTCGGCTTCCGCCCCCATCATCTCCACATCGACGCACCGCACGCCGACGCGGTGTCGGTCACCGCGTCCGTCGCCGTTTCCGAGATCACCGGGTCGGAGAGCTTCGTTCACGTCGACTTCGGGGCGGAGCGATGGGTGGCGATCTGGCATGGCGTCCACGAGTTGCCCGTCGACAGCGAGGTCGAGGTCTGGATCGATCCGGCGCGGGTTTTCGTCTTCGGTCTCGACGAGCGCTTGATCGTCGCGCCGACACGCGCAGAGGCAGCCTGA